Part of the Methylomonas sp. AM2-LC genome, GTACCAAATATATCGACATGTTTGAACGGATTCAGTGTTAAGCGACCTTGTAAAAAAGCGGTTTTATCGCCAAATTGTTTGGCAACCCAACCGTGAGCCACTTCATGAACTGTAATCGCAAACACCACTGGCAACAACCAGACCACAATACGCTGCACCAACGATAAATCTTCCATCCGCTTACTCCAACATCGGTGCAATACCGATGCCTTGTCTGACAATTTCAAAAATATTATTGGTACACGCAATAACAGTAGTGGGTTGGTATTCGACAATACCACCATCGATTATTAAATCCAGCTCGTGTTCCAGTTTTTCGCGGATGTCATAAGGATCCATCATTGCTTCTTCTTCGCCGGGTAAAATTAGAGTGGAACTCAGCATGGGTTCGCCTAATTCTTCCACCAATGCTTGTGCAATGCGGTGATCCGGTATGCGTACCCCGATGGTTTTCTTTTTCGGATGCTGCAAACGCCGAGGCACTTCTCGGGTGGCATCCAATAAAAAAGTAAAGGGCCCTGGAGTCAATTTTTTAATCAGTCGATGGGCATCATTACCCATTTTGGTAAACGTCGAAACCTGAGATAAATCGGTACACAACAGGGTAAAATTATGATCGTCTTCCAGACGACGGATACGCCGAATAATGTCCATGGCCTGTTTATCACCCACTTGTGCGCCCAAAGCATAGGAAGCATCTGTAGGATAGGCAATGACACCACCACGCCGAATAATATCCACCGCTTGCTGGATTAAGCGCGGCTGTGGATTTTTAGGATGAATTTCTGAAAAAACGGCCATCGTGAAAAGTACTGCTTAAATAGTGCGCATTGTACACTGATATAGGACAGGAAAATATCGATAGTCGATATTTGACAACTAAACTACTAAAACTCATGCTTTCAATACTACCTAAAACCTCGAAATGAACAGGTTGAAGAACGTGAACACGCATGAGTTTACTGAATTTTAACCATTATTTTTTGATATAAATACCCCAAAAACCATAAAACAATAGCTCCAGCGAAGGTTGGAAACACTATAAATTGCCAGTCTGGATGTGTTAAAAAAATAATCACCGCATTTGAACCTGCTGGTGGATGAACGCTTCGAGTGATCAGCATCATAACCAAAGCCGTACTCACAGCAAGCGCCATGCACCACCAATGAGGACCAACAAAGTTAAGAAACAGTAAACCTATGGTAGAACACAATAAGTGTCCAACAAATAAGTTGCGGGGTTGAGAAAAGGCGGCCTCTGGAAAACCAAATAATAATACGCAAGATGCACCAAAAGAGCCTAATATCCAGGGGTGGCCCGAAATTTCACTTAATATGGCAATTGCACTTATTGCTAAACACGAAGCTAACCAAACGCTGATAATTTTGGTAATTGAAGGTCTTGGTGGTTGGGCTGTTACGCTATTTTTGGTTTTATTTCTAAGCGTCATAAATACTGTCCTTCCATCCAAGTCCATTCAAAGGATACCGGTGTTAACACTGGCAACCCAATTTATCAAACGCCTGCTATCAATCTTTTTTAAATTTGGCCGCTTCTTCAGAGCCGCCAGTTGCGTTGCCTTTGCTATAGGAATGTGCACCCACACCTGCTAACTGGCCACCTTGCACAACCAGGTATTCATCACGAATAGGACGTCCTTCAAAATAGCATTCCAGAATTTCGCGAGTACCTGCTGCATAACGTGTTTGCGCGGACAAACTGGTACCGGAAATATGCGGTGTCATACCATGATTTGGCATAGTACGCCAAGGATGGTCATTGGGTGCAGGTTGCGGGAACCACACATCACCGGCATAACCTGCCAATTGCCCACTTTCCAAAGCATTAACAATCGCATCGCGGTCACACAGTTTGCCACGCGCAGTATTAATCAGATAGGCACCACGTTTGAAGTTCTGCAACGATTGTTCGTTAATCATGTGCTCAGTTTCTGGATGCAATGGACAGTTCAAGGTCACCACATCACACACTTTAGTTAAACTTTCCAGACTGGAGTGATAGGTAAGATTTAGTTCTTGTTCTACAGCTTCTGGCAAACGATGGCGATCCAAATAGTGTAATTTCACATCAAACGGTTTAAGCAGGCGCAGTACTCGCAAGCCAATACGACCGGCAGCTACAGTCCCCACATTCATCGCCTCCAGATCGTATGACCTGGCCACGCAATCGGCAATATTCCAGCCACCTTTGATCACCCAGTTGTAAGAGGGGATGTAATTGCGTACCAAAGCCAAAGTCATCATAACCACATGTTCGGCAACGCTATTACTGTTGCAGTAGGTCACTTCTGCAACAGTAATACCACGATCAATGGCAGCCTGTAAATCGGTATGGTCGGAACCAATCCCTGCAGTAACAATCATTTTCAGATTTTTGGCTTTAGCAATACGTTCGGCCGTCATGTAAGCGGGCCAAAATGGCTGCGAAATGACGATTTCAGCATCATGCAGTTCACGGTCCAGAACGCTATCATCACCGTCTTTACTGGAAGTCACAACCAGTTCATGACCGTTTGCCTCCAGATATTTACGCAAACCTAGTTCGCCCGAAACACTACCCAGCAATGCACCCGGTTTAAAATCGATTGCTTTCGGAGTAGGCAATGTTTGACCGTCAGGATAGCATGCAGGTTGCGGTAGATCATCACGTGCATAAGACGTTGGATAGCCATCAATAGGATCGTCATAAAGTACACAAACAATTTTAGCCATTTTACTTTTACCTCGTTGTTGATTGGATAACTGGACACAGTCTCAAATACACCATGTCTGATTGCTCCCGGCCGGGTAATAGCATTGTTGCTTTAAAGCTTATTTGCGTCTAATCGTTTCTAAATATAGCTTAATAACTCCCAGTTATTAATGAATCAAATCTATGTTGTAAATCCAGATTTTGCGCAATATTCCAAGCGGCATCCTGTATCGGTGACAGCAAATCCTGACGACGTACAATCAAACCTACTTCTCTTGATAACTCAGGTATTAAGGGTAGAACAGTTACTTCTTGATTTAACCCAAACTGACACAGCATACTATGTGGTACCACACTGTAGAGCCCAGCACTACGCACATGGGCGTATAAAGCAAACAATGAGTCTGTCTCCAGCATAACTTTAGGCGTAGCGTTAGCCTCGCGAAATGCGGCGTCAATCAGCCGACGGTTTTGCATATTTTGGGTCAACAAACACAAAGGAAAGTCGGCAACATCGCCCCAGCTTAAATGATTTTTAACCACTTTCAGAGCTGGATTACTGGCCAGAAGCACGTATCGCTCCCGGTATAAGGGTAAAACATTGAAACCTTTTAACCTGGGATCATCCAGATAAGTTAAGCCCAAATCCAACTCAAAACTATCAAGCTGACGCATTATTTCTTCGGCAGATAGGGAAACCAATTTGATGGCTATACCTGGATATTGCGTCTGACAGGGTGCCGTTAATAGTGGAGTCACAGGCAGAGTGGTGGGTATGGCCCCTATACGTAACACACCCGTCAGTTGCTGACTATATTGCACTGCGGCCTGGCGCATCCCTTCCCAGTTTTGCGCCAAAATACGTGCCCATTGTAAAACCCTCTCACCTTCTTCGGTAAAGCCCTGAAAGCGTTGCCCTCGTTTAATAAGAGTTATGCCCAGCTCTTCTTCAAAATGTTGAATAGCTGTTGATAGTGCGGGTTGAGAAACATGACTTATTTCAGCTGCTCGACCGAAATGTTCAGTTTTTGCCAGTGCCAATAGATAATGTATTTGACGAATGTACATACAGTTTGAAAACCAGGCAGTGGAGCGTTTGGACAGAAGAGTCGCCAGTATTGACTATAGACCAGCACGAATAGCCATCTCAGAACACAACCTTGGCAAAATTAGATATGCGATGTTTTAGGCGGATAGGGTTATCAATTAACCATCAGTCTTTCCGCAATTGTATCGTTATTTCCCAAATAATAGTAACCGTCGCCATGATTGACTACTCTTTGAAATGGCAAAGCATCAAGCTCATTGATATAAACTATGGCATGTGTTTTTATCAGGCAATAGATATCATCACCCTCTAGTAGAGCCATTTCTTGACAGGCACCCGGTGTAATTTCAGCCAACAATGTACCACCGCAATCAATTTGTGCGATTATACTTTCACCACAGGGAATGAGAGTGCAAATACGGCCCTTTACCTGGTTTTGTATGGAAATACCATTGATATAACTGCGTGATAATGCAATGTCGTTAGCACGGATTGAGACTTGGGTTTGACTACCAATAGCCAGATGTGGACGTAAAGGCATCGTTAATGGCAAGCCAAAACTATCGGCAATGCTGTATCCAGCTGATTGAGAATGCTGACGTATTGTGACTGTTAAGATATTATCAATCTGGCGAATACCAAGATAGCGCAAAATACCGGGTTGTTTGGCAACATCCCTTAGGCTACCTGTTTGTAGTATTTGCCCTTGCTCCAACACAATTAACCGATCAGTTAACTCCAGAATCTCACTGAGTGACTGACTGGCATATAACACAGGCAAACCAAATTCTTCCTGTAAGCGTTTCAGTATCGGCAGTAATTGTGCACGATAGCCATTTCCAATTGCAGCAAAAGTATCGTCTAACAACAACAATTTTGGTGATTTAAGTAGCGATCTGGCCAGTGCG contains:
- a CDS encoding L-threonylcarbamoyladenylate synthase; the encoded protein is MAVFSEIHPKNPQPRLIQQAVDIIRRGGVIAYPTDASYALGAQVGDKQAMDIIRRIRRLEDDHNFTLLCTDLSQVSTFTKMGNDAHRLIKKLTPGPFTFLLDATREVPRRLQHPKKKTIGVRIPDHRIAQALVEELGEPMLSSTLILPGEEEAMMDPYDIREKLEHELDLIIDGGIVEYQPTTVIACTNNIFEIVRQGIGIAPMLE
- a CDS encoding HPP family protein yields the protein MTLRNKTKNSVTAQPPRPSITKIISVWLASCLAISAIAILSEISGHPWILGSFGASCVLLFGFPEAAFSQPRNLFVGHLLCSTIGLLFLNFVGPHWWCMALAVSTALVMMLITRSVHPPAGSNAVIIFLTHPDWQFIVFPTFAGAIVLWFLGYLYQKIMVKIQ
- a CDS encoding NAD-dependent formate dehydrogenase → MAKIVCVLYDDPIDGYPTSYARDDLPQPACYPDGQTLPTPKAIDFKPGALLGSVSGELGLRKYLEANGHELVVTSSKDGDDSVLDRELHDAEIVISQPFWPAYMTAERIAKAKNLKMIVTAGIGSDHTDLQAAIDRGITVAEVTYCNSNSVAEHVVMMTLALVRNYIPSYNWVIKGGWNIADCVARSYDLEAMNVGTVAAGRIGLRVLRLLKPFDVKLHYLDRHRLPEAVEQELNLTYHSSLESLTKVCDVVTLNCPLHPETEHMINEQSLQNFKRGAYLINTARGKLCDRDAIVNALESGQLAGYAGDVWFPQPAPNDHPWRTMPNHGMTPHISGTSLSAQTRYAAGTREILECYFEGRPIRDEYLVVQGGQLAGVGAHSYSKGNATGGSEEAAKFKKD
- a CDS encoding LysR family transcriptional regulator, whose translation is MYIRQIHYLLALAKTEHFGRAAEISHVSQPALSTAIQHFEEELGITLIKRGQRFQGFTEEGERVLQWARILAQNWEGMRQAAVQYSQQLTGVLRIGAIPTTLPVTPLLTAPCQTQYPGIAIKLVSLSAEEIMRQLDSFELDLGLTYLDDPRLKGFNVLPLYRERYVLLASNPALKVVKNHLSWGDVADFPLCLLTQNMQNRRLIDAAFREANATPKVMLETDSLFALYAHVRSAGLYSVVPHSMLCQFGLNQEVTVLPLIPELSREVGLIVRRQDLLSPIQDAAWNIAQNLDLQHRFDSLITGSY
- a CDS encoding ATP-binding cassette domain-containing protein: MNVKLRRGHFDLTTQISLNDTSVGLYGKSGAGKSTILNLIAGTIQPQSGHIILDGKILFDSGKGIVMPREQRPIGAVLQIDSAYLAETVRENLSYVYKRTFKQRRLFKLDYLIGLLELGSILDYTINMLSAGERQRVALARSLLKSPKLLLLDDTFAAIGNGYRAQLLPILKRLQEEFGLPVLYASQSLSEILELTDRLIVLEQGQILQTGSLRDVAKQPGILRYLGIRQIDNILTVTIRQHSQSAGYSIADSFGLPLTMPLRPHLAIGSQTQVSIRANDIALSRSYINGISIQNQVKGRICTLIPCGESIIAQIDCGGTLLAEITPGACQEMALLEGDDIYCLIKTHAIVYINELDALPFQRVVNHGDGYYYLGNNDTIAERLMVN